CGCCTCTTCTGGTGCAACAATCAAGAAAACAACATAAACCGGCTTACCATCAAGAGAATCAAAATCAAGGCCTTCTTTAACAATTCCAATAACCATTAAGAGATCTTTAACTGCTTCTGTTCTTGCATGTGGAATTGCTATTCCCTCAATCACTCCAGTGCTTTCTAATTCCTCTCTCTCTCTAATCTTTTGAAGAATTGGCTCCCTTGTTATTATTATACCTTTTTTAAGAGCTTGATCAATCATCTTTTCAATCATTTTGAACTTATCAGGAGCCCTATCTATAACAATTACTAAATCCTCATCAAGAAATTCTTCTATCATTTTCTTCCTCCTTCTTTTTCTATAAGAATTGGGCAAGGAACATATTCAATCAACTGTTCAATCGTTCTCTCCTCCTTCTTCCCTTCTATCCCTTGACCACCCCTATATCCTACTATTAAAAGTTCAATTTTCTTCTCTTTAACAAAATTCTTGAGAACATCTATTATGTCTCCTTCTTCAACAAAAAGGGCTGTTTTCACCTCCTTACTAATAGCAAGTTCCTCAAGATAGTAAAGGTATTTCCATCCCTCTTCTTCCAATTGTATAGCTACTTCTACCTCACTAATCCCTCTTAAAGCTGACATCGTTTTAACAATTTCTTTATCTACAATAAATAAGGCAAATAAAGTGGCTTCTAAACTCTTACTAATTTCAATTGCTCTCTCCCACGAAGCTCTTGTTTCTCCTGATACTATATATAAAAGTATTCTTTCCATAATAATTATTTTCCCCCTTTTTTCAATACCTTCATTCTAAAAAATTCTTCTCTTTCCTCTTCTTCAAGATTTTCTTCAATTATACCAATTTCTTTCTTATACTGGGGAATAAAGACCTTCTCAAGAGCATTAACTCTCTTTTGAGTCTTTCCTATTTCCATTCCGAGTTTCCAAATAAGAACTTCCTTTTCTACCCATTTCACAATTAGCGGAAGCACTTCTCTGAACTTTGTAAAAGCTTCATCAGAATATTGGCTAGTAGAATTAAGACTAACTTGAACTTTTTTAGAAGGAATATCTATAAAGATTTCTGGTATCGCAATTCCCATTATTGACCTCAACTTTACTTTAATCTCTGGTTCAGGATTCACTTTTCCTAAAATTTCAAGCTTTTCTTTGCCAGAATGAATCCATACAGTTTCAAGAGTGCCATAAGCTTCTTTCAACTTCTCGGTAAGACTTTCTTCCATTTCTTTAAATCCACGAATATTTCTTAAAAGTTCCATAATTAAAACTTCTCTTTTTTCCTTAAGAAGGCTATGACCTTCTAACGCAACATTCAACTTCCTTTTAAGTTTCAACAAATTAGTCAAGGTAGACGCGATCATTTAAACTCCAAAAATTCATTTATCTCTTCCTCTTTCACTTTTGTTAATTCGCTTTTTGGAAGCTTCTTAAGCACTTCCCATCCTTTATCTAAGGTTTCCTCAATGCTTCTTAATTCCTTTGGATCTTGCTTTATAAATTCCTTTTCGAATTTCTCTCCAAAAGCAAGATAACTCCTATCCACTTCTGATAATTCTTCTTCTCCTATTATTGAAGCAAGAGAACGAACTTTTTGAACCCTCGAATAGGAAGTATATAGTTGATTGTAAAGATTAAAGTGGTCTTTTCTTGTTTTACCATCGCCAATTCCGTCTTTCATCAATCTTGAAAGAGAGGATAAAGTGTCAAAAGGAGGATAAATCCCTTTTTGATGCATTTCTCTTGAAAGGACAATTTGTCCCTCTGTTATATAACCTGTGAGATCTGGAATTGGATGAGTAATATCATCATTTGGCATTGTTAAGATTGGTATTTGAGTTATAGACCCTTTTCCCCCTTTTACTTTTCCGCTTCTTTCGTAAATTGAAGCAAGATCACTATAAAGATATCCAGGGTATCCTCTTTTAGAAGGAACTTCTCCTCTAATAGATGAGATCTCTCTTAGAGCTTCGCAGTAATTGGTAATATCAGTCAAAATGACAAGAACGTGTTTTTCTTTCTTAAAAGCAAAAAATTCAGCTACAGAAAGAGCACACCGAGGAGTAATAAGTCTTTCCACAGAAGGGCTATCTGCAAGATTTAAAAATGTAATAAGTCGATCTAATTTTCCGCCCTCTTCAAAGCTCTTAAGGAAAAAATCAGCTTCAACAGCTTTTATTCCAATCGCCGCAAAAACAATTACAAATTCTTCATTCTTATAAATTTGGGCTTGATTTACAATTTGAGCAGCCATTTCATTATGAGGTAAACCCGAGCAAGAAAAAATTGGTAATTTTTGACCCTGAATTAGAGTAGCAAGTCCATCTATTGCAGATATTCCTGTTATTATATTATCTCTCGGATATTCTCTTACCTCTGGATTTAAAGGTAGTCCATTAATATCTACTTCCTCTTCTCCTATAACTTCTCCACCTCCATCTATTGGCCTCCCTATCCCATCAAAAACTCTACCAAGCATTTCTTCTGAAACAGAAATGGTGATTGGAGAACCTGTAAATCTTATCTTTACTCTATTTCTATTAAGTCCGCTTGTCCCTGAAAATATCTGGATAATAGCTCTGTCTTCATCAACCTCAACTACTCTTCCCACTCTTTTCTCCTCTTCCTGCTCTATTTCCACCATTTCCCCAAACCCAACTCCTTTAATCTTTTCCACAAAAAGAAATGGACCACTTATTGCAGTAGCACCGATATGCTTTTTCTCAAAAATGTTATCCATACTTTTCTCTTAAATTAGAAAATTCCTCTTTTATCTTTTCTTTTAGCTCATCAAATTTAAAAATTTCTTCATTTCTAATTTCTTCTCCCATTCTCTTAATCATAGAAAAAATAGGTGATTCTTCTATCTTAAATAATGGAACTCCTATTTTCAAGAGTTCCTCTACTTCATCTGCAAAATAAAATATTATTTCCAGCATTTTGTATTGTTTTTCTGGACTACAGTATGCATCAGTAGAAGAAAGAGCATTTTGTTGGAGGAATCCCTCTTTTATAAGTTCAGCTATCCGTAGCGTGAGTCTCTCCTTTTCAGGTAAAGCCCCTTCTCCAACCAATTGCACAATTTCTCTTAAAGAAGCTTCCGCAATTAAAACATTCATCAATCTTTTGCGAAACTCAACAATCGGCAATCCTTTTTCTTCCCACCACTCACTCACCTTATCAAGATAATCCGAATAAGACTCCATCCATGAAATAGCTGGATAATGTCTTGAATAGGCAAGCTCTCTATCCAAAACCCAAAGTGCTCCTATAAATCTTTTGGTGTGGCTTGTAACCGGTTCAGTAAAGTCCCCACCTGGAGGGGACACAGCTCCTACTATACTAATAGACCCTATTCTATCTTCTGTTACCTTTGCACAACCTCCCCTTTCGTAAAATTCGGCAAGTCGGCTTCCAAGATAAGCTGGATAACCTTTCTCTGCAGGCATCTCTTCCATTCTTGCGGATATTTCTCGGAGAGCTTCTGCCCAACGTGAGGTTGAATCAGCAAAAAGAGCAACATCGTATCCCATATCTCGAAAATACTCAGCTATTGTTATCCCAGTGTATATACTAGATTCTCTTGCAGTAACCGGCATATTTGATGTGTTAGCAATAAGAACTGTCCTTTCAAGAAGGAACCTATCCGTTCTTGGATCCTTAAGTTTTGAAAATTCTTCCAAAACCTGAGCCATCTCATTGCCTCTTTCTCCACAACCAATATAAACAATTAAATCGACATCTGACCACTTCGCAAGAGAGTGCTGTGTGACAGTTTTACCTGTTCCAAAGCCCCCAGGAATTGCCGCAACACCTCCTTTCGCAATTGGAAAAACCGTATCTATAACTCTCTGACCAGTAACCATTATTTCCTTTGGAGGGATTCTTTCTAAAATTGGTCTTTTTCTCCTAATAGGCCAGGAGTGAAATAATTTTATCTCTACTCTTTCTCCATTTTCTTTTTCTAATAGGCAAATGGTATCTGTTACAAGATATTCAGATTTTTCCTCCACCTCAATAACTTTCCCTCTTATTCCAGGAGGGATTAAAATTCTGTGTTTAATTAAAGAAGTTTCCTCTACTTCTCCAACAATTGAATTTGGTCCCACCACATCTCCCTTACGAACCTTTAGTTCAACTTTCCATTTTCTCTCTCTTGAAAGAGGTGTAACTTTTGCTCCTCTTTTTACAAAAATTCCTTGTTTTACCTTTATAGTTGCAAGTGGACGCTGAATCCCATCAAAGGTATTTGAAACAAGACCTGGACCAAGCTCAGCAGATAAAGGCTTGCCTGTGCCAAAAATCTTAATTCCAGGATAAAGACCTATTGTATCTTCATAAACCTGAACAGTAGCCTCATCTCCATTAATCTTTATCACCTCTCCGATTAACCCTTCTTCTCCGAGAAGGACGACTTCATTCATATGAAAGTCCTTCGTCTCCTTAGAAACAACTATAGGGCCTTCAACCTTTTTTATTATAGCTTCACCCACTTCTTACTCCTAATTTATCTGCAATCTTTCTCATATTTTGCTTTATTATTTTATTTGCAATTGTAGAAAAACGAAAATCGTATTCACT
This candidate division WOR-3 bacterium DNA region includes the following protein-coding sequences:
- a CDS encoding universal stress protein; translation: MERILLYIVSGETRASWERAIEISKSLEATLFALFIVDKEIVKTMSALRGISEVEVAIQLEEEGWKYLYYLEELAISKEVKTALFVEEGDIIDVLKNFVKEKKIELLIVGYRGGQGIEGKKEERTIEQLIEYVPCPILIEKEGGRK
- a CDS encoding V-type ATP synthase subunit B, whose protein sequence is MDNIFEKKHIGATAISGPFLFVEKIKGVGFGEMVEIEQEEEKRVGRVVEVDEDRAIIQIFSGTSGLNRNRVKIRFTGSPITISVSEEMLGRVFDGIGRPIDGGGEVIGEEEVDINGLPLNPEVREYPRDNIITGISAIDGLATLIQGQKLPIFSCSGLPHNEMAAQIVNQAQIYKNEEFVIVFAAIGIKAVEADFFLKSFEEGGKLDRLITFLNLADSPSVERLITPRCALSVAEFFAFKKEKHVLVILTDITNYCEALREISSIRGEVPSKRGYPGYLYSDLASIYERSGKVKGGKGSITQIPILTMPNDDITHPIPDLTGYITEGQIVLSREMHQKGIYPPFDTLSSLSRLMKDGIGDGKTRKDHFNLYNQLYTSYSRVQKVRSLASIIGEEELSEVDRSYLAFGEKFEKEFIKQDPKELRSIEETLDKGWEVLKKLPKSELTKVKEEEINEFLEFK
- a CDS encoding V-type ATP synthase subunit A: MGEAIIKKVEGPIVVSKETKDFHMNEVVLLGEEGLIGEVIKINGDEATVQVYEDTIGLYPGIKIFGTGKPLSAELGPGLVSNTFDGIQRPLATIKVKQGIFVKRGAKVTPLSRERKWKVELKVRKGDVVGPNSIVGEVEETSLIKHRILIPPGIRGKVIEVEEKSEYLVTDTICLLEKENGERVEIKLFHSWPIRRKRPILERIPPKEIMVTGQRVIDTVFPIAKGGVAAIPGGFGTGKTVTQHSLAKWSDVDLIVYIGCGERGNEMAQVLEEFSKLKDPRTDRFLLERTVLIANTSNMPVTARESSIYTGITIAEYFRDMGYDVALFADSTSRWAEALREISARMEEMPAEKGYPAYLGSRLAEFYERGGCAKVTEDRIGSISIVGAVSPPGGDFTEPVTSHTKRFIGALWVLDRELAYSRHYPAISWMESYSDYLDKVSEWWEEKGLPIVEFRKRLMNVLIAEASLREIVQLVGEGALPEKERLTLRIAELIKEGFLQQNALSSTDAYCSPEKQYKMLEIIFYFADEVEELLKIGVPLFKIEESPIFSMIKRMGEEIRNEEIFKFDELKEKIKEEFSNLREKYG
- a CDS encoding V-type ATP synthase subunit D — its product is MIASTLTNLLKLKRKLNVALEGHSLLKEKREVLIMELLRNIRGFKEMEESLTEKLKEAYGTLETVWIHSGKEKLEILGKVNPEPEIKVKLRSIMGIAIPEIFIDIPSKKVQVSLNSTSQYSDEAFTKFREVLPLIVKWVEKEVLIWKLGMEIGKTQKRVNALEKVFIPQYKKEIGIIEENLEEEEREEFFRMKVLKKGGK
- a CDS encoding PTS sugar transporter subunit IIA; protein product: MIEEFLDEDLVIVIDRAPDKFKMIEKMIDQALKKGIIITREPILQKIREREELESTGVIEGIAIPHARTEAVKDLLMVIGIVKEGLDFDSLDGKPVYVVFLIVAPEEAKSKYIQVLARISRMCRQEEFRKALIAANSPSEVISILKKFNSV